The DNA window TGCAGGTGAGCACTCCCTGGCACAGCTGGGAGGAGTTAGCGGACAAAGATTCCTGCCCCACTTccgttgtgtgatcttgggcaagcgAGAACCTTCTCTGAAACttcgttttctcatctgtaaaatggggataacactTCACAGGGCCGATGGGAAGATGAAATGAGGCGGGTCATGTAGAGCAATCAGCTgggagcctggcacacagtgtgCGAATGTTAGAGACTGCGATTATTACCTATTTTGCCTATCCTGTCCTGTTCTCTTTTGGGGGGCCTGCaggagtgcctggcacatggcaaatTCTCACTTAGTATTtttagaatgaatgaaaaaatgttatcTCTGGGGATAGGGTTCTCCTAGGTACCTGGGACTGCAGCCTCTAAATCCACAACTGCAATCCAGCTGTCGCTTTTCCAGCACTGTCTGGACCAAGTGCTGTATAAAGtgcttcacatatattatttcattaagttcTCAAGagataggcactattattatcgccacttacagaaaaggaaactgaagtcTGAAAGATTATCACTTGCCCAAGCTCTCACAGGTAATAAGGTCTCAGTCTTCTAGTGCATTGATCTCTAACTCACAAGGACCCAGGCATCCACCCCCTCTGACCACTGACTCCCAGGAGAACTCAGGAACTCACCCTTCTATTTCTGACTTTTGACCTCTGGGGACATAGGCCTCTGCACCCTGGCTtgctgggaagagaggaggaattTATGTCTTATGTATGTACATTGTTCCCTAGATTGTCTTGCACAGCCTGGGCCAGAAGTGTTTAAGCTTTTCCCGAGCAGAGACAGTGGCACAGCTGAGGAGCACAGAACCTCAACTGTCTGGTGTGGGTGACCGGCAGTGGTTGTATCAGACATGTACCGAGTTCGGCTTCTGTAAGTGACTGGCCTAACCCTAACTTTGTCCCCTCAAACAACCTTTTTACTATGCCCAGAGAAGTCATCTTACAGGTGGTCTGGACTCATTTCGACCCAGCTCTCAGGCACTGTGTAACCTGCAGATGTTGGGCTGGAGAAGGTGGAAGCCATACTAGTGTATGCATGTGCTTGGCCCTCACATGCCTCCTCACGCACACACTGAGGTCTCCACTTGAGTGATCTTCCCTTCAGCCTATTCTTTCTCTGTGTCCCCATTCCAGGGATGGCCCCCTTTCCCCATCCACCAGACTAGAAACTTGAGCCTTGTTTTAGTTGCTTCCTTCCCATTTTCTAGCTAGCCTGTCAATTACTGAGTCCTCCTCACTCTGCATGGACAACTCTGTAGTCCATCCCTTGTGCTTTCTATGCCTACCTCTGCTGTCCTGCTGGGAACCTCCATTCTTTCTTGCCGGGATCCCTTCCCAGCCGCTTCTCTGGTCTCATGGTTTTCACTTCCTCTGTACAATCCAACTTTTTCATAGCATCCACAGAGATCCTTGTAAATATAACCTTGTCCCTCCTGTACTCAAAACCACAGCTCCTCAAAGACCCCAGGGTAGTGTTGCCAGATacaatacaggatgcccagttaaatttgaatttcagatatacaacagatttttttttagtataagcatGTCCCAAATACTACATATGGTAAATTAAatgttcaaattccagctccattTTCTACTCGTAATCTTGGGCAaacttgggcaagtgacttactTCTCTATGCCtgtttccacatctataaaatgggaatacaaGCAATATTTCTCTCATAGGGTTGTTTCAAGGACTAAAGGAGGTAATATTTGTAGCATTCTAAGAATAATGCAGGTCTACAGTAAGTATTCCATAAACCtcttgctattgttattattataaggctttacatattttaaccCTCTTAATACATTAGTCTTCCTAACATCTTAGGAACTTTGTACATGCTGTTCACTTTGCTTGGATTATTCATCTTCAAGTCTCAATAGGGTGGCCTCCCTCAGGAAGCCATGATCCCTCAAGATAAGTCAGCCTTGCCACCTCCGACTTCGATAGCTCTGTGTTCTCCTTAGCATTTTACACAGCCTgtcataatacattttttattgcctgtcttcCCCTCTGGACTGAGTCCTGTGACAGCAGAGCCTGGAGCTGTCTTGGTTGCCACCATGTGCCCAACATTGTACAACATTTATCTGAGCACCTGGTAGGTGGTCAACAAATAGGGAGGGAAGGGATGAATTAATCTGATGTTACAGAAGTTATCTTTACCCTGAAAGCACAGTGAGCTATGGGTTTTAAGCAGGGCAGACATAATACAATTTGAGCTCCGAGCATTCCAGACCTTTGCACGTGCTATTTCTTCTATTTACTATGCCTTCCTTCTCTATCTTTGTTTGGCTCAGTTCTACTAATTTCTCAAGGTCTTATCCTTTGCAGGATGCTTTCCCTGAGCCCATCATGTTTCCTCTGGGATCCCTGCCTTGTGGCCTTTTTCCATCACAGCCCTGATCACTGTGGGCTATCACTGTCAGGGGACTGTGTGAGTCTGTCTGCCAGGACTGTAAACTCCTCGAAGGGAGTATTAGAAATGTTCTGGTCATCACTGAGGAAAGCTTTGAAAATGATTATTGAAGGAGAGTGGTGGGCTGCCTGTATACCCACACTTACAGGTATCTCCCTACACAGATGTCACCTGTGAGAATCCCAGATGTCCTttctcccagctcccagcacTGCCCTCCCAGCTAGACCTATGTGAGCAGGTGTTTGGGCTCTCAGCCTTGTCAGTAGCCCAGGCTGTGGCTCAGACGAACTCCTACTACGGTGGCCAGACCCCTGGGGCTAACAAAGTGCTGTTTGTTAATGGTGAGCATGCTATCAAAACCTGGCTGCTAAGCCTCCACCTAGCCCCAGCTCAACATAGCCTCATCCTCTCCCAGCACCCATCTACCTAGCCCCATCCTATCCTTTCTTTCCAGGGGACACAGACCCCTGGCATGTGCTAAGTGTAACACAGGCTTTAGGATCCTCAGAATCAACTCTTCTTATCCGCACTGGCTCCCACTGCTTGGACATGGCACCTGAGAGGCCCTCAGACTCCCCCAGCCTCCGCCTAGGGCGCCAGGTAAGAGAAAAAAGGCTCTGAATCATTTGCATTCTCATTTGAATAATCACTTGCATGTTCCCTCCTTCTGCTGGTGCTGAAATCTGACTTTCAAATTCTTCCCACCTCCCCACAGAACATCTTCCAGCAGCTACAGACCTGGCTCAAGCTGGCAAAGGAGAGCCAGATTAAGGGTGAAGTCTGAATCTCATACCCTTTCCACTCCCTGCATGGTCACCTCAGTCCTGGACATACTTGTTCACTGAACAAAAGAAAGCAGCTTGTTTTGAAAGAAGAAACTCCCAGGAATTGGAATTCAGCACCTGTTCCGCACGTAATTGGCATGTGTCTGCAAACATCCTTATTCCCAACTTAAAGTGCTTTATTGCAGAGAGTTATGGAAATATAAGTGGATGATTATTCTCATTGTAAATATTGGTATTTTGAATGTTAAATGTCAAACAAATGTGACTTATGCTGGTGCCCTCGCCCTGCTGATCAGATTCTGGTTCAAATTCTGccactccagctcctgggttAGGGGCTTTGCTGTAAGTTTCTTTTTCTGGACTTTAGATCCTGAACCTGTCCTTGCTTCTCAGTTTCTCTCACTGTACCCCTTTCCctcagtctcttcctctctctttcccctgtcactatttgtctttctaatctccttctgtttctctgaatatcttcatttctatctctgtgtttctgtctatttctctgtttatctttctgtccttcaatctgtgtttttgtttctggCTCTCCGTCAgtgtctttttctctcctctctctcttgctctgccaTGGCTATTTCCACTGCTCTATTTCTGACTCTCATTTTTGGTCTCTGTGTGTCTCCTAGTCactttctttctcactctgtctctgtctctatttctGTCTCTCCTCTGCTGTGTCCtcaatctctctgtctccctgAGGCTCTATTTCTGTCTCTCCTCTGCTGTGTCCtcaatctctctgtctccctgAGGCTCTATTTCTGTCTCTGATGCTCTTCTTCTGTGTCTCTATTTCTCTTCCTGTCACTTAATCTTTTCCTTCTCTATCTCTCTTATTTAGTCTTCCTTCCACACCCTTCACTCACCATCTTTTCCCACAATCAAATATCACTCCCTGGTACTTCCAGCTTCCAACTCTAGGGATTCATGATTCTGGTGGAGATTCCTTCTTCCAGGGCCTGGGAGGATAGGGCTAATCCCAAGGGTGCCTGCTTAGGCTATGTTAGCTGTGACAGGAACCTGCCATAGATTTGCACTGTTCTTTCCTAAAGATCAATTATTTTCAGCAATAAATACTTCTCAGCTTTTTGTATGTCTTTGTATGCACAGAGATGGTAGTTTTAGAGTTTTATCCAGTTTCATATTTCCTTGTGGGTAAGAGGCAACCTCCTCATGCTGTCATACCAAAGTCAATCTCCACTACACTTTAGTTCTGCCTGTTCTTgatctttatataaatggaaacttgcagtatatattatatgtttttgtgtctagaagtttgaaatcaaggtgtcagcagagccatTCTCTTTCTCacagctctaggggagaatccttccttgccttctAATCCTTCCTTGACCAAAAATGAGAGTCAAAAATAGAGCAGTGGAAATAGCCAGggcagagcaagagagagaggagagacaaaGACACTGACGGAGAGCCAGAAACGAAAACACAGATTGAAggacagaaagataaatagagaaacagacaaaaacacagagatagaaatgaagatattcagagaaacagaaggagattagaaagacaaatagaaaatgcTTCTGTGCTTCTTCTGGCTTCTGGTGTTTGCCAGCATTCCTGTGTTCCTTGGCCTGTAGATGCATTACTCCAGTCACATGGCCATTTTCCCTGTGTGCCTTCACATCACCTTCCTTCTGCATGTGCCTATCcatgtgtccaaatttccccttttatgAGGATACCAGTTATCTTGGGCTAGGCCCAGCCTGTTGATCTGATTTTAAGTTGGTTACCTCTGTGAATACCCTGATTCCAAATATGATCACAGATTGAGGTACTGGGGATAAGGAGttcaatatatcttttttggGGAGAAGAtgggacacagttcaacccataccACCACCAACATGATAACAAGTGAAGGCTATTTATTCAGCACTTGCTATACCAAGAGAATCCACCATCATCACTTGTGTTTGGCAGAGACTCACAAcaggcagaggagtgggaaaGCGCTATAGTGGAAAAAAGAGAAGGTTCTAGGTATGCCTTAACTGGAAGCTGTGGCATGGGGAAGCTGTGGGCAGGCTAACTAGAAGAGGGGCATCATATGTGATTGGTTGGGAGTACATGTATGGCTTTCCCTCATTGGTCCTTAGTtgaaagcaagaacaaaaatTAAGGAATTGTGAGTTATTATATTTAGTAAGTGCTGGC is part of the Homo sapiens chromosome 6, GRCh38.p14 Primary Assembly genome and encodes:
- the PRSS16 gene encoding thymus-specific serine protease isoform 2 (isoform 2 is encoded by transcript variant 2); protein product: MAVWLAQWLGPLLLVSLWGLLAPASLLRRLGEHIQQFQESSAQGLGLSLGPGAAALPKVGWLEQLLDPFNVSDRRSFLQIVLHSLGQKCLSFSRAETVAQLRSTEPQLSGVGDRQWLYQTCTEFGFYVTCENPRCPFSQLPALPSQLDLCEQVFGLSALSVAQAVAQTNSYYGGQTPGANKVLFVNGDTDPWHVLSVTQALGSSESTLLIRTGSHCLDMAPERPSDSPSLRLGRQNIFQQLQTWLKLAKESQIKGEV